The following are from one region of the Vicugna pacos chromosome 9, VicPac4, whole genome shotgun sequence genome:
- the LOC102540174 gene encoding bile acid receptor-like, translating to MANTYVTASDGYCLVEPVQYYDILPEQINYQLHDTDFQESPYGQCSTVQFPPALQSESLQSHFNTYRLDPQFNGGEYGLVSCELNKSTYVVAHDAEDGYLGIKRSRITHSSIRIKGQGELCVVCGDKASGYHYNALTCEGCKGFFRRSITKNAVYNCKNGGHCEMDMYMRRKCQECRLKKCKAVGMLEECLLTEIQCKSKRLQKNFKQKNNSFCSNIKVKEEGIQESVELTQEENQLINNIVAAHQKYKVPLEETQSFLQEYANPELSFLQLSKTVIVQIKMFMDFTKGLPGFENLTSEDQTALQKGSKTEVMFLHAAQIYSQKECLSPASESTMKLSNHSAHSLNCHKQSGDRSVIYSMETFCNEDCPSTMLTGIVEEFITTLFYFYRRMSELNITNTEYALLAATIVFFSDRPCLKNKQHVENLQEPVLQILYKYSKIYHPEDLQHFARLIGRLTELRTLNHNHSEILSIWKTKDPRLASLLSEKWNLYSHC from the exons ATGGCCAATACTTATGTCACTGCATCTGATGGGTATTGTCTTGTTGAACCAGTGCAGTACTATG ATATATTGCCAGAACAAATCAATTATCAGCTACATGACACTGATTTTCAAGAATCTCCTTATGGCCAATGTTCTACTGTCCAGTTTCCTCCAGCTCTACAGTCTGAATCTTTACAAAGTCATTTCAACACTTATCGCTTGGATCCACAGTTCAATGGTGGAGAGTATGGACTTGTTTCATGTGAATTAAATAAATCCACGTATGTGGTTGCCCATGATGCTGAAGATGGTTACCTTGGAATAAAAAGGTCCAGAATAACTCATTCTTCAATTCGAATTAAGGGACAGGGAGAACTCTGCGTAGTTTGTGGTGATAAAGCGTCAGGATATCATTATAATGCCCTTACTTGTGAAGGTTGCAAAG GGTTTTTTCGACGTAGCATCACCAAAAATGCAGTATATAATTGCAAGAATGGTGGTCACTGTGAAATGGACATGTACATGCGTAGAAAATGTCAAGAGTGTAGACTAAAAAAGTGTAAGGCAGTAGGAATGTTGGAAGAAT GTTTGCTTACAGAAATCCAATGCAAATCAAAGAGGCTTCAAAAGAACTTTAAACAGAAGAATAACAGTTTTTGCTCTAACATCAAAGTGAAAGAGGAAGGG ATTCAGGAGAGCGTGGAACTAACACAAGAGGAAAATCAGCTCATTAATAACATTGTGGCTGCTCATCAAAAATACAAAGTTCCTTTAGAAGAAACACAAAGCTTT CTGCAGGAATATGCAAATCCTGAACTGAGCTTTTTGCAACTCTCCAAGACAGTTATCgtacaaataaaaatgttcatgGATTTTACCAAGGGACTTCCAG GATTTGAAAATTTGACCAGTGAGGATCAGACTGCATTACAGAAGGGATCAAAAACTGAAGTGATGTTCCTTCATGCGGCCCAAATTTACAGTCAGAAAGAATGTCTTTCACCAGCTTCTGAAA GTACTATGAAACTATCAAATCACTCAGCTCATTCACTGAATTGTCACAAACAGAGTGGTGATAGAAGTGTTATTTATTCTATGGAAACATTTTGCAATGAAGACTGTCCTTCTACTATGCTGACTG GGATTGTTGAAGAATTTATTACCACACTGTTTTACTTCTACAGAAGAATGAGTGAGCTTAATATTACTAATACTGAATATGCTCTGCTTGCAGCAACAATTGTGTTTTTTTCAG ATCGTCCATGCCTTAAAAATAAGCAACATGTGGAAAATTTACAAGAACCAGTTTTACAAATCTTGTacaaatattcaaaaatttatCATCCAGAAGACCTACAGCATTTTGCTCGTCTCATAGGGAGGCTCACTGAACTGAGAACACTGAATCACAACCACTCAGAAATACTTAGCATTTGGAAAACAAAGGACCCCAGATTGGCTAGTTTACTTTCTGAGAAATGGAATTTGTATTCACATTGCTGA